In Camelus ferus isolate YT-003-E chromosome 21, BCGSAC_Cfer_1.0, whole genome shotgun sequence, the DNA window CACGAGGAGTCTACAGACGAGAGGAAACAGTGATGCTGAGGGCaagcttcattcattcaaaagatatttatgaGTATCTGGTGTGTTCTGGGAACTGTACTAGGCAgtagagagagaaactgagaagtTTCTGTTTCAGGTagcccctgccttcaaggagctcaccaTCTTGTCGAGGagatgaagaagaagacaaataactGCAAAACAGAGAGCCATATTTGAAGTGGGATTTGGGCACATTAGTGGCACAGAGGAATCATTGTCTAAGCTTATGCAAAGAAGGTTTCAtatgagagaagatatttaagTTTGATCTTTCAGGATATGTTTTGTCACTTAATCAAAGGGGACTGACATTCCAGGAAGTGGAAAGTATATGGTATAAATACAGACATAGATGTAAGTGGAAATGTAGATGTATGAAAATGGGGTTATCTGAAAGAACATGTTCTCTTTGGGGAAGTGCAGGTAGTTCTGTACGGCTGGATCTTATGTATGCAAAGAGAAGTGGAAGGGAGGAATCTTGAGGGACAAGCAGAGGCCAACACTCAAAGGGCCTTGCCAGTTAGGCAAAGGAGTTTGGATCTTATTCACGTAGTGGTCTCATGATTTTCTACTCAATGTCAACTTTGCACAACCTCCGTCGTGTGTCATCCAAGTGGTATGAAGATTGATCCTTGGCTTTCTCTCTCCATGAACATCATACTGTAAATGTGAGTGCCAAAACTGCTGTAGACACCTTGCAACCAGCCTGAAGAATGAAACAGACACAAGAGAACTGCAGGGAAATGGTGCTGGGACCACCAGAGTAAGTCAACACTGAAGTCTGCTTTCCTTCTGAACTTCATGTTACATGAGCCAAGAAGCTACCTAttgaatttctttatttaattaatttgacATAAGTTTTCTGTTATATGCAACATAAACCATCCTAATTCATACTTTTCAGTAgggaaatagtatttttttttctttcagaaagctcATGCTTGTGATTTGGAAGAGGTGAAACTAGAGGTATGGCTTAGCAGAGAGATAACTGACTCATACAGAAAAGATGATGAGAATGTACATTTAAGGTATGTCATGAGTATGGATGGGAAGGAATGGTTACAAGACTATTTAGGTGGTAGAAAGAGCATGATTAATCATTGGATGTAGGGATAAATGAGAAGGAATTTGGAATAATCTCCAGCTTTGGGGAGACTAGCTGAAGAGTAGTAACATTACAGAGAGAACAAAAACAgtgtaaaataatattaatggaTCCCTTAATAATGGGGGTGACCATGCCTACCGCTTACTATGGTTGGATATATTCATCCAGACAGCATATCAAGCACCTGGACACAGGACATGCTCATAACTAACAATAATGTTACCCCACTACTTGTATtcctcctcttttaaaaaaagaaaagtctttccATCCTTCAAGATCAAGATCTCAAATGCTACCTCCCTtgtgaaatattttctgctttccaAAATTAGATGTAGTATTTCGTATCATTTCACCCTTCCTGATCCCAATCCTGTTCCCATCCTACCCATGAGACAGCTCCAACAACTGCACCCTCTTATCGTGACACCACCTGCAGCTTTACACATGTGATATACACATGCCAGCTTCTTGGCATGCTCCCAATTCCTTCTGCTTTCCAGGAGACAGTTAGTTGTTGGGGATTTGTAGAAATCCTGGGGATGCTTCCCCAGATCATTAAGTTGAAGGACTGAGGAAATTCTATCTAAATTTGAAATACTAGCGAGGGCTTCACTGCAACCTGGGGCCAATGAGGCAGCTGAACCATCATTGAATTCCCAGGCAAAGCAATATTTTATACTTGGGAGATGCTATGTTTTACTTGGGAGAGCCTCCCCTATTCCCTTGCCCTTAATGTACATTCCAGTACTTTAGTTTATCAAGGGAGCCATGGGACACCTTGAATTCAGAAGACAGACTGATGAAGGGGAGGACACAAATAACAGGGAGATCTGAGTGTCAGGAGCTTCCTGAGGTGGGCTCAGCGAGgggagccaggagaggagaggagaaaaaggggTTGCTGATGGCATACGtcactaagcacctactatgtgtacGGAACCATGCTAGCTGGGCACCAGGGGGTCTGAAGATGCATTTGGGCTTGAGGCACTCAAAGCttagaaagggagagagacaaatAGGAGATTAATTTGAAAACAACAAGAAAAGTACAATAGTCCTGGCATGAAATAGGTACAGGAGTGACATGAAATTGaagtgaatgctttttttttttcttgagtgtaGAACTGAAGCgagttttctgttttaatcaaGTATGTGATTAACCAACTGCTAGAAAGAATGCAAAGTGACGTGCTTAGATGCTTTGTAATTTCTTCATGCACTATActttaaaacagtaacaaaaaccaTAGTATTCATTGATGTGTCTTTGTGTTGGGCACCTTACTTAGAATATTTTGAGgaatttattacttattttcttttttcattactgCTTTTTTGAGGTATGaatgacatacaaaaagctgtagATATTTAATACTAGTGCCCTAAActtatccatcacctccaaaatttttctcccacctcacctttgaaataaaaacacagaagctTTAGCCTCTTAGCAACTACATAAACCTTTTACATATACAATGCACTATTGTTAATCATAGGCCCTGTGCTATGCAGATCTccaggctttatttattttgcgtaactgaaattctgtacccttTGACTAATATCTCCCTTTCCCTACCGTCTCCCCATCCCCGGCaacattctactctctgcttagatataagtgagatcatatagtattcatctttctgtgtctgacttatttcattcagtaTAGGGTTCTTGAGGTCCATACATGTTATTACAAAAGGCAGGATTTCAGAAGTGACTACTTTTGACGGAAAATCGGGGAGACTTTATGGAGAAGAGGATATTCAATGTTTTATATTGTATAGATGTGCGGGTTGTAGACTGCACTGAATGGCATCCCCCTGGAATGTGCAAGGCACCACCTGCATAGCCAAAGGCAGTGTCCGTGTGAATGCCTGGGTCTCAACAAATGAAATTTCCTGAATTTCCTGTTTGTTGACAGCAGCAACATGCCCATATCCTCAGCCTTGTAGTCCCTTGCCCGCAGAATAATCTCAGTCTAGAATTTGCTCCCCTCCACACTTCCCAACCCTTCCCTTAGGAGTCTTTACTCATTTATCTCTGATAAAATattgttcccttttctacacctatgttcatagcagaattatttacaacagccaaaaaggCAAAAGCAACCCAACCCAATTGTCCACTGAcgaatgactggataaacaaaatgtgatgtatcgcacacacacacacacacacacacacacaatggaacattattcagccttaaaaagaaggaaattctacaacctggatgaaccttgagggctttaagctaaatgaaataagccagtcacaaaagaactaatactgtataattccacttatctgaggtacctagagtagtcaaattcacagagacagaaagtagaatggtggtggccagggacTCAGGTGGGAGGGAAAATGgagaattattgtttaatgggtacataGTGTCctgttttgcaaaataaaaagagttctatggatggatggtggtgatggaatGCAATGCTGTGACTGTACTtgatgccactgaactatattcTTAAGAATcgttaagatggtgaattttgtaagtattttatcACAATCAAATATTATTAAGGACATTAAAAAAGGCTTTTCTTGGAAAGACTTCCCTAATCCCCTGTAGCAGTTAGGGCCCTCATCATACAATCGTGCATTCCAACATATTACCTATCACATTCTGTTGGAATTTCTATTGCATTGGTCACCGTCTAAtgatgtttagctttttaagagaAACATCTATGTGAATGTGTTTTATCCACCAAAATCAACTTCCTCTTTGGGCACACAGCTAGATTACTTTGTCAAATGCTCTCTCACTTAAGTTTGGCTATAATAACCATGTTCTCCTTAATAAAGTTTGGTCCAAAATAATGTATGCCACCTCTAGGCTTGGTCCAAGGACTCTCCCATGTGTGTTCTTGGAGCTCACGTTCCCTGGATGGCAGTGTTGATGCCAAGGGTGCCGTGGGGAGCCATGTGTTGAAGATGCAAGGATCAGTGTCAGAAGAGGTCCCTAAAAGACCATGTGGAAACACGCTGACCTGCTGGCATGAACTTCCATGCAGGACTTTCACGTGAGCAAGACATAAAGTCCCTGGAACTTTGGGATTCTATTTGCTACCATATCTTAGACTACTTTATTCATCGTCTATGTAAGGCACTCAACTTATCTGACTTCATCACTTACAGCTGAGTGAGTCAGGCCATGTTACTCAGCCCCTCTTAGGGTCAGCTTCTTCACTGGCCACATGGGTATAAGACAGTCTATTTTATAGAGTTTTGGTCATAATTAAGGAAGCAATATGTTCTAGCGCTCACCCACAGTAGGAGCTTACTGATGATTACAATTTCACTCTAATGGGCTACTGTGGCCCTGATTCCCCCTGTTCTCTCATCTCTAACCATCAGCATTCCTTGAAGTGCAGTCCTTAAAATGCTCCATACTTCAGAAATTTCAGTCCTCAAATCTGGATATTAATCTACATGGAAGCCCTGCCTTTGTATTATAGCTACAGTATTTCAAGAATTCTAAGAccttatggatttttaaaagcaggatcattttaataaaaagccttttaagagaaaaatacattatctctTTTAGCTACACACACCAATATTATGACTCATCTCGATTTCAGAAACCTCAAATTATGGAGGAAAAGTCTTCTTAGACTAGAAAACATGGTTTTCAtgcagttattttatcttttcttgctAAAACTTCCTCATTCTCATGCAGTGTGTGTGCATATGGGCACACACATGCCAGGATATGAAACTGGCCTTGGAAAATATATAGCAGTGCACCTTGAAAGGTATACATGTCAGTAAATGGGACTCAACTGAGCTATGGAGGAGTGACGGCCTCATCCAGGACACAGCCTGACTATTCTGGGGCACTAGTGATTTCACTGCCCTGAATTGACTTGAGAGGTCTACTGAGTACCTGTGTCTGGAAGTGCCAAGTTCCTAGAACCCCCAGGATACAAGGAGAAGCCCCTTCCCGAGGAGAATCCATGTCACTGGTGAGAAATTGCCTGTAGTTGCCTTGGAACCTGAACGAGAGAAAGCAGAGTGAGTGAGAACAGAGCAGGTGTGGATACGTGGAAGGGGTGTTGTTGGCAGGTGCTGAGAGCTGACCATCTATCCTCTCCAGGCCCTTCTAATGATTCTCAAAGTATTCCCCAGGAGTCCTAGAAAGGCTTGAAGGGACCAGTTACCTGCACAAAGCTGCTGAACAAGGTTGAGGCTGGATGTGCTGTTGCTAACAGGGTTCGTAGCTGTGCAGGTGTAGTTCCAATTACAGGAGTCACTGAGGACTGATCCTTCCTGGGTCAGAACAGTCCTTGGTCCTGTTTTTGTCCACTCATATATGatgttctctcctccttcctccacagaaCACCTCAAGGTGACAATACAGGTGCTGTGCTCACAGGAGAGGGAATCCACTTGAACTTGAGGCCTTGGCAGTCTCTCTGTTTGAAGCAAtagttttaaaagatacaaagagCAATAAGGGGCATTATAGGACATCCCAGGAGGAGAGGACTCAGGgaataaaggagagagaacagagcaagGAATCCACACCCCTTTGGATAAAAGGATTCCTGACCCTTCCATTCCCAGCCCCTAAGCAGCAAGTTGTGTGATGTTTTTCAACCTGCCACAACCACAGCCATCAGCCAGAATCTGCTGGTAACTGAAgaggacaaaaaaagaattagaaaagggaagaaaaagatctACCTAGGAGAGGTTCTGGACCGGCCAAAAGAGTGAAACCAAGGGACAGTCTTTACCAAGGGTCATCTAGCCCCCACCCGCCGGCTTACAGGATGACCCTATTCACCCTGGCCGGTTGAGAGCTGGTCCTCTATGCCCATACTCACTGAAAATCCTCAGATCATAAGTGGACACCACTGAAGAGGTCATTGTGGTTATGTGGGTGCTGTAAGATCCTGCGTCTGCCATTGTCAGGTTGCTGATTTGCAAGGAGTAGGAGTCAGTGACACTCAATCGATTTTTCCATTTTGGATCAGTTATATATGTCAGTGAACTTTGTCCTTCTAACTGTGTGAAGGCGATAGATATTCCGTTGTGAAGCCAGATGATAGACATGATCCTCTTCTCTGCAGAAAACTTCAGGGGAAGCATTACTGACTCCCCCAGAGCCCCATTCACAATTTGTGGGGTTGAGCTGGTTTGTGAAACTGtgaacacagaaagaaatgacCATAAAAACTGGCCCTGATACCCTCCCTTTCCCTTAAGTCTCCCAGTCATTCACAGCTCTCCCAGCTAGGGGCCCCAAAGAGTGTGGGACACAGCAGTGATGCTATGGCTAGAGCTGGAAGTGGGCAAAGCTGGGATCAGGTTCTCCATCCCAAAGGCTGAGTTCCTGCCGAGGGCTGTTGGCCCTGGAAGATTAGAAGGGAGACTGCAGGGGAAGTCAGGGCCCATCTCACCCTGCCAACCCCCTCTTTTTCCTTATCCCTAAAGTTTGACTCTCATGACTTCCTATTTTATGAAATGCTCCCCCAGGTCACAGCCAGGGTTTCAATATCACTGCTGTTCTGGTGGCTCAGTAGTGCATGGTCTAAAGACCTCTAGATGACAGTCCGGATGCTGCCTCTTCCTGTGCAGTTTTGGAGGAGCCCGGAGATTCCTCCAGGCCTTGACGcttcttttataaaacaataGAGATGAAATATAAAGCCTTCCAGGTTGCTTTCAACGCTGACATTCCCAGTGTACCCCCAACAATTCTATGTACCCCCTACTcgtttcctcctcctttctctccttcacacTCTGATCAATCTTTCTCTCTTACATCCTTGAgtcattcaacttttttttttctgcctggtCTCTCAATCTCTCTGACAAGGGGCTCTCAGTTCCAGAAAAGGCCCTCTGGGCAGTGCCCACCTGGGCCCTCTGCCCCTTGGAAGGTCAGGCTACAGGGGAGGAGCTTGTGACCCACTCACCTTGAGACTGGaaaagcagcaggaggaggagctgagcaGGTTTCATGCTGGCAGGACTGAGCTGGTTTGCCCTGAAGATCTCGAGGAAACAAGAGGAAAACGGAAAGAGCAGGACGTTTGTGTTGCAAACCACTTCTGGTAGATCCCATGCTGATCATTTTTGCTAAATACTTTCCTTGTTAGCTTCTCTTGATTGGCCTTTACACCTACCTCAGATTCTGTCCTTAAAGTCAGAAAGAGTTCACAGATATGAAGATCCCACTTCAGGAAAACTGGTACGATTTACCAAAGTCTTTGCACTGCGTTTTGTTATTGGACTTCATAACTATCTTCTGATCCAGAGAAGTTGGtgtgcctcccctcctcctttgtttttgttttttggaaggagatttattctctttcactctttctttttcttttaagtatccTTATAAACTCATAAATTTTTGTATATGCAATGTATGCCAACTGCAATTAATATTTTGATGCTTAAATTTTCTCGTCTCTGGCCCATATGAGACCCTTCATGCTGGCTCCTTTGCTCTTTTGACATGGCtgcatcttttaatttctttgaattcttgCACAAGAAGGTGTTCTAGGCTCACCTTGTTTATAACCTTCCACAAACATAAAAGCAGCCATTCCTCAAAAGATCCCTGATTCCTTTAATGAGGGAATGGTACTTAGACACCACAATTTTGTCTCTACCCATACTTGTTGATATTGAGTTGTCACTGCTTACAGACCCTTTCAGTTGGATGGAAttaggaaatacatattttaaaaaaaagaaataaaaatttgtgtgtatttttccaatttttgcttAAATTCTTTCATCTTGAACATATCTCTTTCTTTCACAAGAGAAAGTCTTGGTTCCTAACAGCACTAGtgtaaaatgtgtttgttttatcctggaaatatatatatattttaatatatatatatagttttaaatatatataataatgtcaGAATTGTTAATAGCAACAATAAACGCTGAGTGAGTTTAGGATTTCTTTGCAGATCTCTTCAACCTTAGGTATCTTCCACTCAGAATGCACAATGAAGATGTTCAAATCATCCTGGGATACGAGAGGGCTCCGCATGGATCTGCCTTACTACCACGGCCCTCTGTGCAAGCGAGACTGCGAGACCCTGCTGCTCGAGGAAGGGGTGGATGGCAACTTTCTGTTAAGAGACAGCGAGTCTATGCCAGGCGTCCTGTGCCTCTGTGTCTCGTGAGTAGTCCTGTATTCCACACATTTGGAACCTTATGCTGAATGTAGGACTGATAGCCAAGTGGGAAAGGCATTGCACTTGACTGGCTTTGCAGCCCAAATGAGCAGAATGAGAAATGGATCAATACTGccaggaggggatgggaggaatGTGTCTGCCCAGTCTCCtccacctgcccttccctcctggtgcAAAGCCCACAGGAGCAGACTCTGTGGAGCAGCAGAAGGAGTGGGGGTGAAGAGAAGGGCTGCAGGaagccgggggcggggggtgcgggGATGCAGAGAAGGCAGCCGTGGGAGAAAGACGTCTCCTCCAGATGTCTGTTTATTTAGTATGGAAAAGGCAAGAagcttttttttgaaatttcaaccTCAGAGACCAATGTTTACATGCATTCTGCCACCCCTGATTGCCATATTTAAAATGCTAatactatttacattttatttagatttataaaaGGCTTTACCATGTATCATTCATTCTTGTCTCTCTGGGTCTACTAAGGTAAGTATAAATAATCACTATCATTTAGATGAATAAGCAAGGCCAAAATTCCTCAAATGACTTGCTTTTGCTAAAATTCATCTGATATCAGGCCAAAACGCCAGAACTATGCTACCAGAGTGATTACTTAGAGCCTAGTGTAGAAAGCAAAGCTGAGTGGATAATCACTTTAGCCTCCCAAGAAAATGTGGACCACTGaaaatttttaccttttactGACTATGGAAATTAAAATCAAGTGTGTCAATCttacaaagaagatatatatttctctctggggatacagagatgagaCAGGTAGCCCTAAGGTGTTCTGGGTCTAGTGCAGGAAAGTgagtttaaacaaataattataatattgtaTCTTACTATATACTTAGAATTTCCAACTCTTGCCCATCTTCCTGTGCCAGCGTTGTCATCTACACATGAAACCTCTGACCTTCTGGGACCATTTCTTACCTGGGCCACCACATATATGCCAGGCCAGGCAATGAAATTACTACCAAGCCTCTACTTCTATTACCACCTGGGGTCTCAACCTGCTTCTGCATTGAAGCAATTTTATTACTTGGgacttcatttctcttctttgtcttttcctctggGACCCagttcttcttcccttttcttacaTGCCTTTCCACTGAGCCTTGTGGACCCCTTATAACATCATTAACAAATTCCCACACATCTTTTATCTAATTGCAGGATGTTCCCTTTATTAATTATCCATAACCAGAATCAGGCTGGCTATTGACAGCATTCTAATCTACTTCTGGGGCATCCCATAACAGACTGGAGTAATCCAAGATCCTTAGCAAGCCTTATGAGGACCTGCCATTGTCTGATTTGTCTCTTCAGCCTCTTTCTTACCCCTCCCTGCCTTGCAGCTAAGACCCCAACAACTGTAAAGTGCTTACatctttccctgtgctgtggTCTCTCATCTACATTCCAAGCTCCTGCTAGGCTATCTGAAtactcttcctcccaccccttatttctccttcccctccataGGGTAACTCTTAATCATTCTTTGAGAatcagctaacatttactgaagacTTAACTAAATGCCAAGCACGTGAATGTTCTCCCTCAATCCTTTCAGCACTCATATGcagtagattttctttctttttttttttttcattttctaaatgaggCAAGTGAGGCTTTGAGAGCCCTGGGACCACTCTCTCCAGGAGCATCCCACCCACCAAACAGTGTTAAGTATTCCTTTATTACCctatgaatatttttatcattgtaCTTAGCACATTAGTATTATAgcaatatgtgtatatgttttctttttctcactgggCCAATGAATTCCTTGAGAGCAGAGATTATTTCTTACTTATCTGAGTTCTCAAACCTAGGAAGATGACCTGATCAGTGAATATTTGCTGCATGAATTTTATGCATGGATGATGGGTGAATAGGTACCATAATACAGTCTGCCCAACTACTAGGAAAACACAGAGGAGGTAGTACAGACTGCCTAGAAGCAGTTTAAAAGAGGGACTCAGAGAGGAGATGACACCTCAAATGAACTTGTGTGAAGAGTAGGAGGTATCAGACAAGGGAATGAGAACACAGCAGCAGCTTCAGTGTATGTCATGTGCAAAGATCCCAGATTTAAAGTGTCCCAGTGTGTCTGGGCAAGGCTGAGAAATAGGGTGTGTAGATTTAAAAGCAGCAGGAGATGACAATATAAAGGGAGAGAAAGACCAGATTATAAAGGGCTTTGCATAATGTACCTTGAATGATTGTAAGCAGGGAAGAACctgattaaattatttaaatcatctATTAAGACAGTGGGTGGAAATTGGCTTGAAAGGAATGTGGAGTGATCTAGGGGGAGTTAACTGAAACCATTCAGGATAAAGGAAAGGGCATGAGCCAAGCTGATGGCAGTGAAGATGACGAAGATGGGATGGATATGAATGACAGGCTGCAGAAGTGACTGAACTCAGTGGCAGGCTAATTGTGGGAGGTGTGGGAGGTGTGGGAGAGGAAGCAGTTTCAGATGACTCTACAGTTTTTGGTTTGGGAAATGAGATCAGAGCAGTGCTATGAACTAGTGGTgagaactggggggaaaaaaaggaagaaggagaaggacagCAAGTTTCAGTGGCAGGAGGCACAGACAGATAGAGAGGAAAGATAATGAATTCTGTTTAGGGTATATTGATTCTGTAGTACCTATGTGATGTCCAGAGAAGCCATGTGCATTAGCTCATGTATCCTTCGCAAAGCCATCTCCACTAGGTAATATATCCCTGTTTTGTAGGGAAAGAAACTGGAGTTCCttattaaataacttgtccaataTGTTGTTATGTTCCCTCTCTTACCAATGTCCCCAGTTCCACTGAAATATGTTCAAGGTGGTCACCTTGGGACTGTGTTATACAGTGTCCACGCAGGGCACTTGAGGGCTTGGCAGTAGATCCTGACGtgtgaaatcttgtcattttgcTCCCTAGAGATGAGCTACACTTCCTTCTTTGCTGGGTGAGAATGGCAATATGCCAAGTTCTATGCTTTCACGATCTAAATGAATATACTATGGGAGAAGGctagaaataaaggaaggaagtcACAGGGAGAGTTGACCTAACAGCGTATAGTGCCAACCAGAAAGCTATGTGGTAGCCGTGGACAGGAAATGCTACCTGATCTCACAGCCTGACAGAGCGTGCAGAGAACACCAACGTGCAAAACACTATGTAGGTGACTTCGTGAGTGTAGAAAGTTGGAAGTGGGTCTGCCTTTACAATCAGCAGAGTCAAAATGGAGTGGATATTAGGAGATGCGTGGGATTCACCACTTGGGGTGTGGAGGGACTTCCTACAGTCAAAGGAAGGCTGCAGGTGAGGAGAACCTGAGCCCTGACTTAGGGTGTGTCCTCACTGAGGAGGATAATGGCAATTGAAGAAACGGGTAGGAAAGGCTCTTAAGaagtctttgggaaaaaaaaaaaaaagaagtctttggGAATTTTCCAAATTCCAGAAAATAAGACTTACATTTTACAGCAGTTCATAGAATaatcaaacaaaatataaactcataaagcagaaagcagaaaccCTCTCATAAATGATCCTTGTCAATATTTTGGCAAAATCTTTTCTAGGCTTCTCTCTGTGCATACACATATCCACATACACATAAGCAtttacacacacccacacacacacacacaaccacacacctATGTGCATAGGTAGAATCATCTGATTTGCTGATCTGCAACATTTTgtagctcaaaaaaaaaatcctgggaatCTTTTTACATCCATGAAAGCATATACTCATAATCCTTTTATAATTACCTGGTATTCTATTGAATGTATATATTGATTTACATAAAACTATACTGTAAGTTTTTCTCAATAAATAATGtgacaataaaaattttcatacttatatttttttaaagtctatccAGCTCTCTCTTTAGGTTAAATTCCTAGAACTAGTAGTATTTGGTCAAACACCTGTACATTTAAGGCTTTGATAGGCATTTACAAATTATCCTGTTCCCCAAATATTATACCAATATACCAGGTGGAAAATCCTTAAAGTATTCTATATTGACTTGAATTTCTCTTGTGTCATGTCATGGAAAAATGAAGGTCGCATAAATGAgatcacatgcacacacacacacacacacacacacacactcgatTTTATTTCCTCCAAGTGACGTTTAAAGTTTGTTAAATTAAAACATGAGCATGAACGTCAGAACAGAAAGTGAGCAGGTTTCCCCTAGGATACTTGTCATCTGCTGCTGGTGAGGGATTGAGCACAGGCtcagagactcagagacacaggCACAGCCCCTGTATTTACTCTATAGAAACAGGATGGACCTCCACCCCAGATCCAGATGTCAGGCTAAtgatgccacacacacacacaaacacacacaaaaacacacacacacacacatacacacacacaccccaagagGATCTG includes these proteins:
- the LOC106728996 gene encoding SLAM family member 6-like isoform X2; amino-acid sequence: MKPAQLLLLLLFQSQVSQTSSTPQIVNGALGESVMLPLKFSAEKRIMSIIWLHNGISIAFTQLEGQSSLTYITDPKWKNRLSVTDSYSLQISNLTMADAGSYSTHITTMTSSVVSTYDLRIFKRLPRPQVQVDSLSCEHSTCIVTLRCSVEEGGENIIYEWTKTGPRTVLTQEGSVLSDSCNWNYTCTATNPVSNSTSSLNLVQQLCAGSKATTGNFSPVTWILLGKGLLLVSWGF
- the LOC106728996 gene encoding SLAM family member 6-like isoform X1: MVLLYPESLIMANQLSPASMKPAQLLLLLLFQSQVSQTSSTPQIVNGALGESVMLPLKFSAEKRIMSIIWLHNGISIAFTQLEGQSSLTYITDPKWKNRLSVTDSYSLQISNLTMADAGSYSTHITTMTSSVVSTYDLRIFKRLPRPQVQVDSLSCEHSTCIVTLRCSVEEGGENIIYEWTKTGPRTVLTQEGSVLSDSCNWNYTCTATNPVSNSTSSLNLVQQLCAGSKATTGNFSPVTWILLGKGLLLVSWGF